A single region of the Vagococcus teuberi genome encodes:
- the amaP gene encoding alkaline shock response membrane anchor protein AmaP: MNIYKKVFILISILLLIPLLFTNVIQNQYLANLSFKLIQMENYPFVGSYIPFYLFWGSILVIIFLIILFCFILLYPRNKTEVYFSKSKGSLSIKKNAVEQFVSTILTQEPWLKNPKVSVTMKKKKIKIFISCNCSNINSNLVDKTSELSHRIRQEFSTFLGIDDPKQVSVEIKQVSNKKASNPRVI; this comes from the coding sequence ATGAACATTTACAAAAAAGTGTTTATTTTGATAAGTATATTATTATTAATTCCACTTTTATTTACTAATGTTATACAAAATCAATACTTAGCAAATCTTTCTTTTAAGCTTATTCAAATGGAAAATTATCCTTTTGTGGGTTCTTATATTCCATTTTATCTATTTTGGGGAAGCATTCTAGTGATCATATTCTTAATCATTTTATTCTGTTTTATTCTCTTATATCCTAGGAATAAAACAGAAGTCTATTTTTCTAAATCTAAAGGCAGTCTTTCTATTAAGAAAAATGCTGTTGAACAATTTGTATCTACTATTTTGACTCAAGAGCCTTGGTTAAAAAATCCAAAAGTGTCTGTCACAATGAAAAAGAAGAAGATTAAAATTTTTATATCATGTAACTGTTCTAATATCAACTCTAATCTAGTTGATAAAACAAGTGAATTATCTCATCGTATAAGACAGGAATTTTCAACCTTTCTAGGGATTGATGATCCTAAACAAGTATCAGTTGAAATAAAACAAGTTTCAAATAAAAAAGCTAGTAATCCACGTGTTATTTAA
- a CDS encoding DUF2273 domain-containing protein has protein sequence MEDFIKKYRFPILGALIGLGLAISFFSLGFFKTIILIILTLLGACIGYYLQRNNFLKK, from the coding sequence ATGGAAGATTTTATAAAAAAATATAGGTTTCCTATTTTGGGAGCTCTCATTGGCCTAGGTTTAGCTATATCATTTTTTAGTTTAGGATTTTTTAAAACAATTATCCTTATTATTTTAACGTTACTAGGTGCTTGTATCGGTTATTACCTTCAAAGAAATAATTTTTTGAAGAAATAA
- a CDS encoding Asp23/Gls24 family envelope stress response protein: MENKGTQVEVKKSELKGELTFEDKVIQKIVGISLETIPGLLTINGGFFSNLADKIVSNNDVTSGIDVEVGKKEVAVDLDIVAEYGVDISKIYEDIKRVIEKEVKHMTSLEVIEVNVNVVDIKTKEQYEEDSVTVQDKLSDATSEVSDFVSDQTNKVKKVSSKGATKVKEATEPRVE, from the coding sequence ATGGAAAACAAAGGAACACAAGTAGAAGTAAAAAAATCAGAGTTAAAAGGTGAATTAACATTTGAAGACAAAGTTATTCAAAAAATTGTTGGTATTTCATTGGAAACTATTCCTGGTTTGTTAACAATTAATGGTGGATTTTTTTCAAATTTAGCAGATAAGATTGTTAGTAATAATGATGTAACTTCAGGAATTGATGTTGAAGTAGGAAAAAAAGAAGTTGCTGTTGATTTAGATATCGTTGCAGAATATGGTGTAGATATTTCAAAAATATACGAAGACATCAAACGAGTGATTGAAAAAGAAGTAAAGCATATGACGAGTCTAGAAGTTATAGAAGTAAATGTTAATGTCGTAGATATTAAAACAAAAGAACAATACGAAGAAGATAGCGTTACTGTTCAGGATAAGTTGAGTGACGCTACAAGTGAAGTTTCAGACTTTGTTTCTGATCAAACTAACAAAGTCAAAAAAGTGTCATCTAAAGGAGCAACAAAAGTAAAAGAAGCAACTGAGCCCAGAGTAGAATAA
- a CDS encoding GlsB/YeaQ/YmgE family stress response membrane protein, producing MGFIWSLIVGGVIGAIAGAITSKGKSMGWIANIIAGLIGSSVGQSLFGSFGPSLAGMAIIPSIIGAVIVVAVVSLFTGKNS from the coding sequence ATGGGATTCATTTGGTCATTAATAGTCGGTGGAGTTATCGGAGCTATAGCAGGTGCTATAACAAGTAAAGGAAAATCTATGGGATGGATTGCTAATATTATTGCTGGTTTAATTGGTTCTTCAGTTGGCCAATCTTTATTTGGTTCATTTGGACCATCTTTAGCCGGAATGGCTATTATTCCATCCATCATTGGAGCAGTTATTGTTGTGGCTGTCGTGTCATTATTTACTGGTAAAAATAGCTAA
- a CDS encoding ISL3 family transposase: MSYSQTIKDILNILDLNIIFNENCLSTRKIKGVFSRVFEGFLDETPECCPHCEEKDTHIIKWGYTASLIKVPAISEYVTYVQLKKRRFLCKDCKSTFVLDTPFVSRNNSISNNLKRLVAKKLTSKQSMSDISKQANVSTSTVYRVLKEWYQPIQKYSYSLPAVLCFDEFKSVKKVAGSMSFIMIDGDTKELIDILPDRRLPKIEKYFNGFSLSNREQVKYVVSDIYQPYIILTKRLFPNAKVVLDKFHLVQHIGRAFQKIRIRIMNQLKHKDNGIIYRRIKKYWKLLQKSYGKLDFIQQQWHSSFKTYLSEKELLERLLTYNAELTDAYNIYQQILRAFQTKDYSLFVDLINQKTLFQEYIPVFKTFRKYQEEIKNTFETSYSNGPLECMNNHIKVIKRNAYGMRSFYNFKLRIAICLKKSVFKTPKKI, from the coding sequence ATGTCATACTCACAGACTATCAAAGATATCTTAAATATACTAGACCTAAATATTATTTTTAATGAAAATTGTTTGTCTACTAGGAAAATAAAGGGAGTTTTCTCTAGAGTATTTGAAGGTTTTTTAGATGAAACACCCGAATGTTGTCCTCATTGCGAAGAAAAGGATACACACATTATTAAGTGGGGATATACTGCTAGTTTAATTAAAGTTCCTGCTATTTCTGAATACGTTACATATGTTCAATTAAAGAAACGTCGTTTCTTGTGCAAAGATTGTAAATCGACATTTGTTTTAGATACGCCTTTTGTTTCTAGAAACAATTCTATTTCTAACAATTTAAAACGTCTTGTTGCTAAAAAACTAACTTCTAAACAATCTATGAGTGACATTTCAAAACAAGCAAACGTTTCTACTTCAACTGTTTATCGGGTACTTAAAGAATGGTATCAACCCATTCAGAAATATAGTTATTCCTTACCTGCTGTTCTTTGTTTTGATGAGTTTAAATCTGTCAAAAAAGTAGCTGGATCTATGAGTTTTATTATGATAGATGGTGACACTAAGGAGTTAATTGATATTTTACCTGATCGAAGATTACCTAAGATCGAGAAATACTTTAACGGATTCTCTTTATCTAACAGAGAACAAGTGAAGTATGTTGTTTCTGATATTTATCAACCCTACATCATCTTAACTAAGAGACTTTTTCCTAATGCTAAAGTCGTTTTAGATAAATTTCATCTAGTTCAACACATTGGTAGAGCTTTTCAAAAAATACGAATTAGAATAATGAATCAATTAAAGCATAAAGATAATGGAATTATTTATAGACGAATAAAAAAATATTGGAAATTACTTCAAAAAAGTTATGGCAAACTAGACTTTATTCAACAACAATGGCACTCTTCATTTAAAACGTATCTTTCTGAAAAAGAATTACTTGAACGCCTACTTACTTACAATGCTGAACTTACAGATGCTTATAATATTTATCAACAGATTTTAAGAGCTTTTCAAACAAAAGATTATTCTCTATTTGTAGATTTAATCAATCAAAAAACTCTTTTTCAAGAGTATATACCTGTTTTTAAAACATTTAGAAAGTATCAAGAAGAAATAAAAAATACTTTTGAAACATCGTATTCAAACGGTCCTTTAGAATGTATGAACAATCATATTAAAGTCATTAAGCGTAATGCCTATGGCATGAGAAGTTTTTATAATTTCAAATTACGAATAGCAATTTGTTTAAAAAAATCTGTATTCAAGACACCAAAAAAGATCTAG
- a CDS encoding NAD(P)H-dependent oxidoreductase: protein MFVFSIYWHSLLAMLKGYIDRVFNYGFSYGNGNKLPINKIRWVPIAGNTRKKY from the coding sequence ATATTTGTATTTTCGATTTATTGGCACAGTTTACTAGCCATGTTAAAAGGATATATAGATAGAGTATTCAATTATGGTTTTTCATATGGAAACGGTAATAAATTACCGATCAATAAAATTAGATGGGTTCCTATAGCTGGAAATACTCGCAAGAAGTATTAA